In Triticum aestivum cultivar Chinese Spring chromosome 5B, IWGSC CS RefSeq v2.1, whole genome shotgun sequence, the following proteins share a genomic window:
- the LOC123114947 gene encoding uncharacterized protein, with amino-acid sequence MSDRQKGLLNAVNAVFPKCNQRFCLRHIYANFQNAGFRGEDLKKCMDNAAYAYSEHKFNIEMNDLRAECQEAWEWLCQIPKKTWARHAFDTNCKTDLVVNNLSEVFNKYVLDVRKKPIRTMCDGIKDKQMMRWHRNRESAKTARWDITHHYSEKLEVEKERAKYCKPIQAGVNLWQVTSGQQTHAVDLQVHTCGCRKWDLSGIPCNHAISAINKGKRKPEDYVSKFFKKEFYVAAYEPMIYPVPGEHDWTKTPGPDIDPPAFKVKRGRKKEKRIKGKFEVPKPKDTSRMGTITCGNCGLQGHRYTSCLKQLKPELALRKNKHVPLARNSNGGGAATTPATTTSHAAPTTTPTAGRGAGRGDGRGAGRGAAAAQAAGRGAVRGAAPGAARGVGRGRGAFSAPRQSGPSTSTAPSTSVAGRGAGGRHTGWGRYFYASGN; translated from the exons ATGTCAGATAGACAAAAG GGCCTACTAAATGCAGTGAATGCTGTCTTTCCTAAGTGCAACCAAAGGTTCTGCCTTAGGCATATCTATGCAAACTTCCAAAATGCTGGGTTTAGGGGGGAAGATCTGAAGAAGTGTATGGATAATGCTGCCTATGCATATAGTGAACACAAATTTAACATTGAAATGAATGACCTTAGAGCTGAATGTCAGGAAGCTTGGGAGTGGCTTTGTCAAATACCCAAGAAAACATGGGcaaggcatgcatttgacacaaactGCAAGACTGACCTTGTAGTTAACAATTtgtctgaggtgttcaacaagtatgTCCTAGATGTTAGGAAGAAACCAATTAGGACAATGTGTGATGGAATAAAGGATAAACAGATGATGAGGTGGCATAGGAATAGGGAGAGTGCAAAGACAGCTAGATGGGACATAACACACCATTATAGTGAGAAGCTAGAGGTTGAGAAGGAGAGGGCCaaatattgcaaaccaattcaagcTGGTGTGAACTTGTGGCAGGTTACAAGTGGGCAGCAAACCCATGCTGTTGACTTGCAAGTGCACACATGTGGGTGCAGAAAATGGGACCTCAGTGGCATCCCATGtaaccatgccatctcagcaatCAACAAGGGCAAAAGAAAACCAGAGGATTATGTCAGCAAGTTCTTCAAGAAAGAATTTTATGTGGCAGCTTATGAACCAATGATCTATCCAGTTCCTGGTGAGCATGATTGGACAAAGACCCCTGGTCCAGACATTGACCCACCTGCATTTAAAGTgaagagaggaagaaagaaagagaagaggatcaAGGGGAAATTTGAAGTTCCAAAGCCTAAGGACACATCAAGAATGGGGACTATAACATGTGGCAATTGTGGACTGCAAGGACATAGGTACACAAGCTGCCTCAAGCAGTTGAAGCCTGAGCTGGCTTTGAGGAAGAACAAACATGTG CCTCTTGCAAGGAATTCCAATGGTGGTGGTGCTGCTACTACACCAGCAACAACAACCTCTCATGCAGCTCCTACAACAACACCAACAGCTGGGAGAGGAGCTGGGAGAGGAGATGGGAGAGGAGCTGGGAGAGGTGCTGCAGCAGCTCAAGCTGCTGGAAGAGGTGCTGTGAGAGGTGCTGCACCAGGTGCTGCAAGAGGTGttgggagagggagaggtgcaTTCTCTGCCCCAAGACAATCTGGTCCCTCCACATCTACTGCTCCCTCCACATCTGTTGCTGGGAGAGGTGCTGGTGGTAGACATACTGGATGGGGGAGGTACTTCTATGCAAGTGGTAACTAG
- the LOC123112881 gene encoding protein ALTERED PHOSPHATE STARVATION RESPONSE 1, producing the protein MGCCQSRLERQEAVSRCKARRRYTKHLVQARRDMAAAHALYLRSLRATGAALLQFATAEADNPHPHPRPRPAHHQRHQPPPSPPPPPPPPPPPPPPPPLSPARTASSWTTTTSSTISASQILPPPPPPPPPEAPMPSSWDFWDPFAPSSSRSPADAAAEWDDAATSLAESPRAAPPPVVVTAKAAQAQPPAPSVITTTTSTASELTVVALPRGGGGGGGAAGKKDLAEIATEIDEYFLKAADAGARVAALLEAPICELPNANNSLPGRVMSYGKNLKPTGWSWGAGGGYGKGSSNGFSRFWTGDEGMMGNGGGSGILSHSSTVERLYAWEKKLFLEVKNYEGHKQEHDKKVGLLRKQEVRGVDYLKMEKNRMEMESLESKMLVATQSIDTTTSEIIRLRESELFPQLLELVAGLTSMWRGMYECHQVQTHMVQQLEYLTMSTNPTSNDHRQAALQLEIEVDRWYSAFCSLVKSQRDYVYSLTGWLRLSLFQCHHNPLMKDIQNSDIYSLCEEWQLAIDRIPDKVASEGIKTLLSVIHAVVVQQAEEQKQKKRSDAAFKDFEKKTEELRSLESKYGPYSAEGYGEMTRKTPVAEKRAKVEALRSRADDEKSKHEKCVGVTRAMTLNNLQTGFPNVFQAMTGFASVCMEAFESVYNFKRSSDRALDMKRLLT; encoded by the exons ATGGGCTGCTGCCAGTCGAGGCTGGAGCGCCAGGAGGCGGTGTCGCGCTGCAAGGCGCGCCGCCGCTACACCAAGCACCTCGTGCAGGCGCGGCGGGACATGGCCGCCGCCCACGCGCTCTACCTCCGCTCCCTGCGGGCCACGGGCGCCGCGCTGCTCCAGTTCGCCACCGCCGAGGCCGAcaacccgcacccgcacccgcgcCCGCGCCCGGCCCACCACCAGCGCCACCAgccgccgccctccccgccgccgccgcctccccctcctcccccgccgccgccgcccccgccgctcagCCCCGCGCGGACCGCCAGCTCCtggaccaccaccacctcctccaccatCAGCGCATCGCAAATCCTgccgccccctccgccgccgccgccgccggaggcccCAATGCCGTCCAGCTGGGACTTCTGGGACCCCTTCGCgccctcctcctcccgctcccccgccgacgccgccgccgagtGGGACGACGCGGCCACGTCCCTCGCCGAGTccccccgcgccgcgccgccgcccgtcgtcgtcacGGCCAAGGCCGCCCAGGCCCAGCCCCCGGCCCCGTCCGTCATCACCACCACCACATCCACCGCCAGCGAGCTCAccgtcgtcgccctgccccgcggcggaggcggcggcggcggcgcggccgggaaAAAGGACCTGGCCGAGATCGCCACCGAGATCGACGAGTACTTCCTCAAGGCCGCAGACGCCGGCGCCCGCGTCGCCGCGCTGCTCGAGGCCCCAATCTGCGAGCTCCCCAACGCCAACAACAGCCTCCCAG GGAGGGTGATGAGCTACGGCAAGAACCTGAAGCCGACGGGATGGTCGTGGGGCGCCGGAGGAGGGTACGGGAAAGGCAGCAGCAATGGCTTCTCCAGGTTCTGGACAGGAGACGAAGGCATGATGGGCAATGGCGGAGGCAGTGGGATCCTCAGCCACTCCTCCACCGTCGAGAGGCTCTACGCCTGGGAGAAGAAGCTGTTTCTCGAGGTCAAG AACTACGAGGGACATAAGCAGGAGCATGACAAGAAGGTGGGGCTGCTGAGGAAGCAGGAGGTGAGGGGCGTGGACTacctcaagatggagaagaacAGGATGGAGATGGAGAGCCTCGAGTCCAAGATGCTGGTGGCCACCCAGTCCATCGACACCACCACCTCCGAGATCATCAGGCTCAGAGAATCCGAGCTGTTCCCTCAGCTACTTGAGCTGGTTGCTGG CTTGACGAGCATGTGGAGGGGCATGTATGAGTGCCACCAGGTACAGACCCACATGGTGCAGCAGCTTGAATACCTGACCATGAGCACCAACCCAACCTCCAATGACCACCGGCAAGCAGCTCTCCAGCTCGAGATCGAGGTGGACAGGTGGTACTCGGCGTTCTGCAGCCTGGTTAAGTCCCAGAGAGATTATGTCTACTCGCTGACCGGCTGGCTTCGCCTCTCCCTGTTCCAATGCCATCACAACCCACTCATGAAAGACATCCAGAACTCTGACATCTACAGCTTGTGTGAGGAGTGGCAGCTGGCCATCGACCGGATCCCCGACAAGGTGGCCTCGGAAGGGATCAAAACCCTCCTGTCGGTGATCCACGCCGTGGTAGtccagcaggcggaggagcagaagcagaagaagaggtCAGATGCTGCATTCAAAGACTTTGAGAAGAAGACAGAGGAACTGCGATCTCTGGAGTCCAAATACGGGCCGTACTCTGCTGAAGGCTATGGAGAGATGACGCGGAAGACACCGGTTGCAGAAAAGCGGGCGAAGGTGGAGGCCCTGAGGAGCAGGGCCGACGACGAGAAGAGCAAGCACGAGAAGTGCGTCGGGGTGACGAGGGCGATGACCCTGAACAACCTCCAGACGGGCTTCCCCAACGTCTTCCAGGCGATGACGGGCTTCGCCAGCGTCTGCATGGAGGCGTTCGAGTCGGTGTACAACTTCAAGCGGAGCTCGGACCGGGCGCTCGACATGAAGAGGCTGCTGACCTGA
- the LOC123112882 gene encoding synaptotagmin-2 isoform X1 has protein sequence MDPSKASKRPVGILFVKVVRAQNLEKKGLLGSKSDPYVKLKMSDDRLPSKKTRVKRSNLNPEWNEEFKFVVIDLENQSLDVNVFHRAQVGKHVKMGMNKVLLKELAPEETQVSTLNLLKTMDPNDVQNEKPRGQITLEVTYKPFKQEEDMEEESMDGTEEAQKALDNGPPGGGLLLVVVHEAQDLEGKHHTNPYAKIIFKGEEKKTKVIKKNRDPRWEDEFEFACEEPPTNDKLHVEVLSKPGKIGGILHGKETLGFIYIALAGVISNRRTNEKYRLIGSKNGQIQIELQWRTS, from the exons ATGGATCCTTCAAA AGCATCGAAGAGGCCTGTTGGAATTCTATTTGTGAAGGTTGTAAGAGCTCAAAATCTGGAAAAGAAGGGCCTGTTGGGTAGTAAATCAGATCCGTACGTGAAACTTAAGATGTCGGATGACAGGCTTCCATCCAAGAAAACAAGAGTAAAGCGCAGCAATCTCAATCCGGAGTGGAATGAAGAATTCAAATTTGTTGTGATAGATCTAGAGAACCAGTCGCTGGATGTTAATGTCTTCCACCGGGCACAG GTTGGTAAACATGTGAAGATGGGCATGAACAAGGTTCTGTTGAAAGAACTTGCCCCGGAGGAGACTCAAGTTTCGACTCTTAACTTACTGAAGACCATGGACCCAAATGATGTACAAAATGAGAAACCTCGTGGTCAGATTACTTTGGAGGTGAcatataagcctttcaagcaagaAGAAGATATGGAGGAAGAAAGCATGGATGGTACTGAAGAAGCACAGAAAGCTCTAGACAATGGTCCACCTGGTGGTGGGCTGCTTTTGGTCGTTGTTCACGAAGCTCAAGatcttgaagggaagcatcacacaAACCCATACGCAAAGATAATCTTTAAAGGAGAAGAGAAGAAAACAAAG GTGATCAAGAAGAACagggatccacgttgggaggatgaATTTGAGTTTGCTTGCGAGGAACCACCTACAAATGATAAGTTGCATGTTGAAGTCCTAAGTAAACCTGGAAAAATAGGAGGAATATTACATGGCAAG GAAACCTTAGGCTTCATTTATATAGCCCTGGCAGGCGTGATCAGCAACAGGCGGACCAACGAAAAGTACCGTCTCATCGGCTCGAAAAATGGGCAGATTCAAATCGAGTTGCAGTGGAGAACTTCATAG
- the LOC123112882 gene encoding synaptotagmin-2 isoform X2 produces MSDDRLPSKKTRVKRSNLNPEWNEEFKFVVIDLENQSLDVNVFHRAQVGKHVKMGMNKVLLKELAPEETQVSTLNLLKTMDPNDVQNEKPRGQITLEVTYKPFKQEEDMEEESMDGTEEAQKALDNGPPGGGLLLVVVHEAQDLEGKHHTNPYAKIIFKGEEKKTKVIKKNRDPRWEDEFEFACEEPPTNDKLHVEVLSKPGKIGGILHGKETLGFIYIALAGVISNRRTNEKYRLIGSKNGQIQIELQWRTS; encoded by the exons ATGTCGGATGACAGGCTTCCATCCAAGAAAACAAGAGTAAAGCGCAGCAATCTCAATCCGGAGTGGAATGAAGAATTCAAATTTGTTGTGATAGATCTAGAGAACCAGTCGCTGGATGTTAATGTCTTCCACCGGGCACAG GTTGGTAAACATGTGAAGATGGGCATGAACAAGGTTCTGTTGAAAGAACTTGCCCCGGAGGAGACTCAAGTTTCGACTCTTAACTTACTGAAGACCATGGACCCAAATGATGTACAAAATGAGAAACCTCGTGGTCAGATTACTTTGGAGGTGAcatataagcctttcaagcaagaAGAAGATATGGAGGAAGAAAGCATGGATGGTACTGAAGAAGCACAGAAAGCTCTAGACAATGGTCCACCTGGTGGTGGGCTGCTTTTGGTCGTTGTTCACGAAGCTCAAGatcttgaagggaagcatcacacaAACCCATACGCAAAGATAATCTTTAAAGGAGAAGAGAAGAAAACAAAG GTGATCAAGAAGAACagggatccacgttgggaggatgaATTTGAGTTTGCTTGCGAGGAACCACCTACAAATGATAAGTTGCATGTTGAAGTCCTAAGTAAACCTGGAAAAATAGGAGGAATATTACATGGCAAG GAAACCTTAGGCTTCATTTATATAGCCCTGGCAGGCGTGATCAGCAACAGGCGGACCAACGAAAAGTACCGTCTCATCGGCTCGAAAAATGGGCAGATTCAAATCGAGTTGCAGTGGAGAACTTCATAG